A part of Homoserinibacter sp. YIM 151385 genomic DNA contains:
- a CDS encoding amidohydrolase: MSGLLLRRARLVDGLEHHGGEPLDLLLEDGRILVVGTELEVPDAEVVELDGRWVTPGLWDEHVHFSQHALTAQRLDVAPAASAAEVARLVRERVVAAPPAPGEPLIGYGFRDGLWPDEPEPAHLDAIGAPVVLVSGDVHCTWANRAALHLLGMADADWLLREQPAFDLGRRISAVPVERLDAWAGEAARQAAARGVVGISDLEMDDAAGTWLRRIRGGTRELRVRAAVYPYDLERARTGGIRTGAVVDGSEGLLEGGNFKLFTDGSLNTRTAYCHDPYPGLTGAEARGLATHEPAALLGLARDGLAAGLSPTIHAIGDAAVALAIDALEALGDLEELRGTARMEHVQLIAEADVPRLAALDVTASVQPEHAMDDREVADRYWAGRTGRSFAFRALHDAGVRLALGSDAPVAPLDPWIAIAAATTRSRDGLEPWHPEQALERSAALAASTHGGVLEPGSRADLAILDADPLAVSGAELRAMPVAGTLLGARWTHREL; the protein is encoded by the coding sequence GTGAGCGGACTGCTCCTGCGGCGCGCGCGGCTCGTCGACGGCCTCGAGCACCACGGCGGGGAGCCGCTCGACCTCCTCCTCGAGGACGGCCGCATCCTCGTCGTCGGCACCGAGCTCGAGGTGCCGGATGCGGAGGTCGTCGAGCTCGACGGCCGCTGGGTGACCCCCGGCCTCTGGGACGAGCACGTGCACTTCAGTCAGCACGCGCTCACGGCGCAGCGCCTCGACGTCGCGCCCGCCGCCTCCGCAGCCGAGGTCGCCCGGCTCGTGCGCGAGCGGGTCGTCGCGGCGCCGCCGGCGCCGGGCGAGCCGCTGATCGGCTACGGCTTCCGCGACGGCCTGTGGCCCGACGAGCCGGAGCCCGCCCACCTGGATGCGATCGGCGCGCCCGTCGTGCTCGTGAGCGGCGACGTGCACTGCACCTGGGCGAACCGCGCCGCCCTCCACCTCCTCGGCATGGCGGACGCCGACTGGCTGCTCCGCGAGCAGCCCGCCTTCGACCTCGGCCGCCGCATCAGCGCGGTGCCCGTCGAGCGGCTCGACGCGTGGGCCGGCGAGGCGGCGCGGCAGGCCGCAGCGCGCGGCGTCGTCGGGATCTCCGACCTCGAGATGGACGACGCGGCCGGCACCTGGCTCCGCCGCATCCGGGGCGGGACGCGCGAGCTCCGCGTCCGAGCCGCCGTCTACCCCTACGACCTGGAGCGAGCGCGCACCGGCGGCATCCGCACCGGCGCCGTCGTGGACGGCTCCGAGGGGCTGCTCGAGGGCGGCAACTTCAAGCTCTTCACGGACGGGTCGCTCAATACCCGCACCGCCTACTGCCACGACCCCTATCCCGGGCTCACGGGCGCGGAGGCCCGGGGCCTCGCGACGCACGAGCCGGCCGCCCTCCTGGGCCTCGCACGCGACGGCCTCGCGGCCGGCCTCTCGCCGACGATCCACGCGATCGGGGATGCGGCGGTCGCCCTCGCGATCGACGCCCTCGAGGCGCTCGGCGACCTGGAGGAGCTCCGCGGCACCGCGCGCATGGAGCACGTGCAGCTCATCGCCGAGGCCGACGTGCCGCGCCTCGCGGCGCTCGACGTGACGGCGAGCGTGCAGCCCGAGCACGCCATGGACGACCGGGAGGTCGCCGACCGCTACTGGGCGGGTCGCACGGGCCGCTCCTTCGCCTTCCGCGCCCTCCACGATGCGGGCGTGCGGCTGGCGCTCGGCTCGGACGCACCCGTCGCGCCGCTCGACCCGTGGATCGCGATCGCGGCGGCGACGACCCGGAGCCGGGACGGCCTCGAGCCGTGGCATCCCGAGCAGGCGCTCGAGCGCAGCGCGGCGCTCGCCGCGAGCACGCACGGCGGGGTCCTCGAACCGGGTTCCCGGGCGGATCTCGCGATCCTCGACGCCGACCCCCTCGCCGTCTCGGGCGCGGAGCTGCGTGCCATGCCGGTCGCGGGCACCCTGCTCGGCGCCCGCTGGACGCACCGGGAGCTCTGA
- the pepN gene encoding aminopeptidase N, producing MPGENLTRIEAQERAALLEVESYDVALDLTSGTETFRSTTTVRFRASGGTKTFIDAITRTVHSVTLNGRELDVAVVSDGVRIQLEGLEESNELVVDADMVYTNSGEGLHRFVDPVDQEVYLYTQFEVPDSRRMYAVFEQPDLKAAFTFHVTAPANWAVVSNSPTPEPVQDTWGKATWHFAPTPRISSYITALVAGPYQAVRDELVSSSGRTIPLGVFARKSLFEHLDSDYIFEKTKQGFAYFEEKFGVAYPFEKYDQLFVPEFNAGAMENAGAVTFTETYVFRSKVTDAIKERRVVTILHELAHMWFGDLVTMKWWNDLWLNESFAEWASTIATAEATEWTEAWATFQAMEKSWAYKQDQLPSTHPVVATINDLEDVQVNFDGITYAKGGSVLKQLAAWVGIDAFFAGVGAYFQKHQFQNTELQDLLVELETTSGRQLDDWSAKWLETAGVNTLRPEISVDDSGVITGFAIAQSAAPDYPTIRPHRLAVGFYSLEDGRLARTHRVELDVDGVRTEVPELVGLARPDLVLLNDDDLAYAKIRLDEDSLAVAIEHLAAIEDPLARALVWGSVWDATRDAETAPRDYVRLVLGNIATETESTTIRTTLSQLLLVARTYVDPSVRAETIAEVGDALWRLGRDAAAGSDAQFQFVKFFANAASTTEHAATVSGLLDGSIALEGLEIDTDLSWELLEALVLTGDAGELEIAQSLSGDNTSNGQQAAARARATIATAEGKRAALDAATTDTTIPNVILRMMGMGYQHVNDPAALEALVEPYFAALETVWKERSYQIANYIVMGFYPAPLASPSLVDATRAWLDANPGIPALRRLVSENLAGVERALAAQARDRA from the coding sequence GTGCCTGGAGAGAACCTCACCCGCATCGAGGCCCAGGAGCGCGCGGCGCTCCTCGAGGTCGAGTCCTACGACGTGGCCCTCGACCTGACGAGCGGCACGGAGACCTTCCGCTCCACGACGACCGTGCGGTTCCGCGCGAGCGGCGGCACGAAGACCTTCATCGACGCCATCACCCGCACCGTGCACTCGGTCACGCTCAACGGGCGCGAGCTCGACGTCGCCGTCGTGAGCGACGGGGTCCGCATCCAGCTCGAGGGGCTCGAGGAGTCGAACGAGCTGGTCGTCGACGCCGACATGGTCTACACGAACTCGGGCGAGGGCCTCCACCGCTTCGTCGACCCGGTCGACCAGGAGGTGTACCTCTACACGCAGTTCGAGGTGCCCGACTCGCGCCGCATGTACGCGGTCTTCGAGCAGCCCGACCTCAAGGCCGCCTTCACCTTCCACGTGACCGCGCCCGCGAACTGGGCGGTCGTCTCCAACTCGCCGACGCCCGAGCCCGTGCAGGACACCTGGGGCAAGGCGACCTGGCACTTCGCGCCGACCCCGCGCATCTCGAGCTACATCACGGCGCTCGTCGCGGGTCCGTACCAGGCGGTGCGCGACGAGCTCGTCTCCTCGAGCGGCCGCACGATCCCGCTCGGCGTCTTCGCCCGGAAGTCGCTCTTCGAGCACCTCGACTCGGACTACATCTTCGAGAAGACGAAGCAGGGCTTCGCCTACTTCGAGGAGAAGTTCGGCGTCGCCTACCCCTTCGAGAAGTACGACCAGCTCTTCGTGCCCGAGTTCAACGCGGGCGCCATGGAGAACGCGGGCGCGGTCACCTTCACCGAGACCTACGTCTTCCGCTCGAAGGTCACCGACGCGATCAAGGAGCGCCGCGTCGTCACCATCCTCCACGAGCTCGCCCACATGTGGTTCGGCGACCTCGTGACCATGAAGTGGTGGAACGACCTCTGGCTCAACGAGTCCTTCGCGGAGTGGGCGTCGACGATCGCGACCGCCGAGGCGACCGAGTGGACGGAGGCCTGGGCGACGTTCCAGGCGATGGAGAAGAGCTGGGCGTACAAGCAGGACCAGCTCCCCTCGACGCACCCGGTCGTGGCGACCATCAACGACCTCGAGGACGTGCAGGTCAACTTCGACGGCATCACCTACGCCAAGGGCGGCTCGGTCCTCAAGCAGCTGGCCGCCTGGGTCGGGATCGACGCCTTCTTCGCGGGCGTCGGCGCGTACTTCCAGAAGCACCAGTTCCAGAACACGGAGCTGCAGGACCTGCTCGTGGAGCTCGAGACGACGAGCGGCCGCCAGCTCGACGACTGGAGCGCGAAGTGGCTCGAGACGGCGGGCGTCAACACGCTCCGCCCCGAGATCTCGGTCGACGACTCGGGTGTCATCACGGGCTTCGCGATCGCGCAGTCGGCCGCCCCCGACTACCCGACGATCCGACCGCATCGCCTCGCGGTCGGCTTCTACTCCCTCGAGGACGGCCGTCTCGCGCGCACGCACCGCGTCGAGCTCGACGTCGACGGCGTCCGCACCGAGGTGCCCGAGCTCGTCGGGCTCGCCCGCCCCGACCTCGTGCTCCTCAACGACGACGACCTCGCGTACGCGAAGATCCGCCTCGACGAGGACTCGCTCGCCGTCGCGATCGAGCACCTCGCCGCGATCGAGGACCCGCTGGCCCGGGCGCTCGTGTGGGGCTCCGTGTGGGATGCGACGCGGGATGCCGAGACGGCGCCGCGGGACTACGTGCGCCTCGTGCTCGGCAACATCGCGACCGAGACCGAGTCGACGACGATCCGCACGACGCTCTCGCAGCTGCTGCTCGTCGCCCGGACCTACGTCGACCCGTCGGTCCGCGCCGAGACCATCGCCGAGGTCGGGGATGCGCTCTGGCGCCTCGGCCGGGATGCGGCGGCCGGCAGCGACGCGCAGTTCCAGTTCGTGAAGTTCTTCGCGAACGCCGCCTCGACGACCGAGCACGCGGCGACCGTCTCCGGTCTCCTCGACGGCTCGATCGCGCTCGAGGGCCTCGAGATCGACACCGACCTCTCGTGGGAGCTCCTCGAGGCGCTCGTGCTCACGGGCGACGCCGGCGAGCTCGAGATCGCCCAGTCGCTCTCGGGCGACAACACCTCGAACGGCCAGCAGGCTGCGGCGCGCGCCCGCGCGACGATCGCGACCGCCGAGGGCAAGCGCGCGGCCCTGGATGCGGCGACGACCGACACGACGATCCCGAACGTGATCCTGCGGATGATGGGCATGGGCTACCAGCACGTCAACGACCCGGCCGCGCTCGAGGCGCTCGTCGAGCCGTACTTCGCCGCGCTCGAGACGGTGTGGAAGGAGCGCAGCTACCAGATCGCGAACTACATCGTGATGGGCTTCTACCCCGCGCCGCTCGCCTCGCCGTCCCTCGTCGACGCGACGCGCGCCTGGCTGGATGCCAACCCCGGCATCCCGGCGCTGCGCCGCCTCGTCTCGGAGAACCTCGCGGGCGTCGAGCGCGCCCTCGCCGCCCAGGCGCGCGACCGCGCGTAA
- a CDS encoding Fpg/Nei family DNA glycosylase → MPEGHSVHRIARQFRAHFEGSTVRVSSPQGRFARDAAQIDGRTITQVRAVGKQMFMEFDHGLWLRVHLGMYGAWDFAGDITVQPTALGETTRPDDGAAIDHQDSLASIGAPRRLRMSEADRLGPAIEGFPPEPVGQVRCRILAPHAVADLRGPTACEVLTAEEVQAVIAKLGPDPLVDGTARGERRFLEVVARKPTPIGLLLMDQSVVSGIGNVYRAEILFRARQSPFTPGREVPPEVVAGMWRDWAKLLRIGIDTGIMLTMDGLRGEARRRAIASRDDRHWVYHRTGLPCRVCGTHIAMQELAGRKLYWCPTDQA, encoded by the coding sequence GTGCCCGAGGGTCACTCCGTCCACCGGATCGCGCGCCAGTTCCGCGCGCACTTCGAGGGCTCGACCGTTCGGGTCAGCTCGCCGCAGGGCCGCTTCGCGCGCGACGCCGCCCAGATCGACGGTCGGACGATCACGCAGGTGCGCGCGGTCGGCAAGCAGATGTTCATGGAGTTCGACCACGGACTCTGGCTGCGGGTGCATCTCGGCATGTACGGCGCCTGGGACTTCGCCGGCGACATCACGGTCCAGCCGACCGCCCTCGGCGAGACGACCCGGCCCGACGACGGCGCCGCGATCGACCACCAGGACTCGCTCGCCTCGATCGGCGCGCCGCGGCGCCTCCGCATGTCGGAGGCCGACCGCCTGGGACCTGCGATCGAGGGGTTCCCGCCCGAGCCCGTCGGCCAGGTCCGCTGCCGGATCCTCGCGCCCCACGCCGTCGCCGACCTCCGCGGGCCCACCGCCTGCGAGGTCCTGACCGCCGAGGAGGTGCAGGCCGTGATCGCGAAGCTCGGCCCGGACCCGCTCGTCGACGGCACGGCACGCGGCGAGCGGCGCTTCCTCGAGGTCGTCGCCCGCAAGCCGACGCCCATCGGCCTCCTCCTCATGGACCAGAGCGTCGTGAGCGGGATCGGCAACGTCTACCGGGCCGAGATCCTGTTCCGCGCCCGCCAGAGCCCCTTCACCCCGGGCCGCGAGGTGCCGCCGGAGGTCGTCGCGGGGATGTGGCGGGACTGGGCGAAGCTGCTCCGGATCGGCATCGACACCGGCATCATGCTCACGATGGACGGCCTCCGCGGCGAGGCCCGACGGCGTGCCATCGCGAGCCGTGACGACCGGCACTGGGTGTATCACCGCACCGGCCTGCCGTGCCGGGTCTGCGGCACGCACATCGCGATGCAGGAGCTCGCCGGCCGCAAGCTGTACTGGTGCCCGACGGATCAGGCCTGA
- a CDS encoding response regulator transcription factor, with translation MTTRRIAVADDSVLLREGLVRVLEEAGHEVIASLGDADSLVAAIDADRPDVAVLDVRMPPTFRDEGVRAAIELRRRHPGVAILLLSQYVEVAYAQELLGAGRGSVGYLLKDRVASLDELDDAIQRVAEGGTVLDPEVVAQLIGRRDDPLASLTPREREVLQLMAEGRSNGAIAARLFIGTGAVEKNVTSIFQKLALEDSGEDHRRVLAVVAWLQRD, from the coding sequence GTGACCACCCGCCGCATCGCCGTCGCCGACGACTCCGTGCTCCTGCGCGAGGGCCTCGTGCGGGTGCTCGAGGAGGCCGGCCACGAGGTGATCGCCTCGCTCGGCGACGCCGACTCCCTCGTCGCCGCGATCGACGCGGACCGCCCCGACGTCGCCGTGCTCGACGTCCGGATGCCGCCCACCTTCCGCGACGAGGGCGTGCGGGCCGCGATCGAGCTGCGTCGACGGCATCCCGGCGTCGCGATCCTCCTGCTCTCGCAGTACGTCGAGGTCGCCTACGCGCAGGAGCTGCTCGGCGCCGGGCGGGGCTCGGTCGGCTACCTGCTCAAGGACCGGGTGGCCTCGCTCGACGAGCTCGACGACGCCATCCAGCGGGTCGCCGAGGGCGGGACTGTGCTCGACCCGGAGGTCGTGGCCCAGCTCATCGGCCGCCGCGACGACCCGCTCGCGAGCCTCACGCCGCGCGAGCGCGAGGTGCTGCAGCTCATGGCCGAGGGGCGGAGCAACGGGGCGATCGCCGCACGGCTCTTCATCGGCACGGGCGCGGTCGAGAAGAACGTGACCTCGATCTTCCAGAAGCTCGCCCTCGAGGACTCGGGCGAGGACCACCGTCGCGTGCTCGCGGTCGTCGCCTGGCTGCAGCGCGACTGA
- a CDS encoding Dps family protein has translation MTDVSAIPTTSIDPDVTTAVAQFLAPVVVDLQALAVDGKQAHWHVRGANFQAVHELLDDVVDHAREYADTAAERIVALGLPVDARVQTVAAKTTTPALAEGFQQSESVIAQVIAQIDATLVTVRTAIDELGEPDAASQDVAIEIARGLEKDRWFLFAHVAK, from the coding sequence ATGACCGATGTTTCCGCCATCCCCACCACCTCGATCGACCCCGACGTGACCACCGCCGTCGCCCAGTTCCTGGCACCCGTCGTCGTCGACCTCCAGGCCCTCGCCGTCGACGGCAAGCAGGCCCACTGGCATGTCCGCGGCGCGAACTTCCAGGCGGTCCACGAGCTCCTCGACGATGTCGTGGACCACGCCCGCGAGTACGCCGACACCGCCGCGGAGCGCATCGTCGCCCTCGGCCTCCCGGTCGACGCCCGCGTCCAGACCGTCGCGGCGAAGACCACGACCCCGGCGCTCGCCGAGGGCTTCCAGCAGTCGGAGTCCGTGATCGCCCAGGTCATCGCGCAGATCGACGCGACCCTCGTCACGGTCCGCACCGCGATCGACGAGCTCGGCGAGCCCGACGCGGCCAGCCAGGATGTGGCGATCGAGATCGCCCGCGGCCTCGAGAAGGACCGCTGGTTCCTCTTCGCGCACGTCGCGAAGTAG
- a CDS encoding ribose-5-phosphate isomerase, whose protein sequence is MRIHIATDHAGLDFSRELQQHLRDRGHEVVDHGPTSYDPLDDYPSFCVNAALATVADQRAGVEALGLVFGGSGNGEQIAANKVEGCRAALVWSTATAELAREHNDANVISIGARQHTAAEAIAFVDTFIRTPFSGEERHARRIAQLGEYETTGAIAGHDVLGA, encoded by the coding sequence GTGCGCATCCACATCGCGACCGACCACGCCGGACTCGACTTCAGCCGGGAGCTGCAGCAGCACCTCCGCGACCGGGGTCACGAGGTCGTCGACCACGGACCGACGAGCTACGACCCGCTCGACGACTACCCCTCCTTCTGCGTGAACGCGGCGCTCGCGACCGTCGCCGACCAGCGCGCGGGGGTCGAGGCGCTCGGGCTCGTGTTCGGCGGCTCCGGCAACGGCGAGCAGATCGCCGCGAACAAGGTCGAGGGATGCCGCGCCGCCCTCGTCTGGAGCACCGCGACGGCCGAGCTCGCCCGCGAGCACAACGACGCGAACGTCATCTCGATCGGCGCCCGCCAGCACACCGCCGCCGAGGCGATCGCCTTCGTCGACACCTTCATCCGCACCCCCTTCTCGGGCGAGGAGCGCCACGCGCGCCGCATCGCCCAGCTCGGCGAGTACGAGACGACGGGTGCGATCGCCGGCCACGACGTCCTCGGCGCCTAG
- a CDS encoding FMN-binding negative transcriptional regulator gives MRQTPHYLLEDPEEVKRLIRENPWATIVSHTSTGLVASHYPVVLEEDETGISIVSHVGRPDEQLHELGRHEILVVIQGPHGYISPNWYTEPNDFIPTWNHVTAHLYGTPEILSAEENLRVLGELVDHFESRMPEPVSLEIDPVYSARIAKGTVGLRLRVTRFDARLKLSQNKTAEVRERIMAELRGEGPYAQPGLAEEMTRVEAMPRDAEGAE, from the coding sequence ATGCGACAGACGCCGCACTACCTGCTCGAGGACCCCGAGGAGGTGAAGCGCCTCATCCGCGAGAACCCGTGGGCGACGATCGTGTCGCACACCTCGACGGGCCTCGTCGCCTCCCACTACCCGGTCGTGCTCGAGGAGGACGAGACGGGCATCTCGATCGTCAGCCACGTCGGGCGCCCCGACGAGCAGCTCCACGAGCTCGGTCGGCACGAGATCCTGGTCGTCATCCAGGGGCCGCACGGCTACATCTCGCCGAACTGGTACACCGAGCCGAACGACTTCATCCCCACCTGGAACCACGTGACCGCGCACCTCTACGGCACCCCCGAGATCCTCTCCGCGGAGGAGAACCTGCGCGTGCTCGGCGAGCTCGTCGACCACTTCGAGTCGCGGATGCCGGAGCCGGTCTCCCTCGAGATCGACCCGGTGTACTCGGCGCGCATCGCGAAGGGCACGGTCGGCCTCCGCCTCCGCGTCACGCGCTTCGACGCGCGCCTCAAGCTCAGCCAGAACAAGACCGCGGAGGTGCGCGAGCGCATCATGGCCGAGCTCCGAGGCGAGGGCCCCTACGCGCAGCCGGGGCTCGCCGAGGAGATGACGCGGGTCGAGGCGATGCCGCGGGATGCGGAGGGCGCCGAGTGA
- a CDS encoding DUF2332 domain-containing protein — protein MRPTDSHRSTAERYRVFAEVEAAGLSPAMEAWASGIAGDAEALELIGGLPEASRQPNLVLAAARLQGASGAWPAFRETLLGRWSAISATAVSRSTQTNEAARCALLLPALSLVEGPIALIEVGAAAGLCLLPDRYSYRYRDAAGSVRASLDPAGGPSPVVLDCTLEGEPELRMPEVVWRAGIDLNPLDPRDGGDAAWLEALIWPEHEDRRRRLRAALSLAAAEPPRIVPGDLLVRLPEVLAEVPAGVTPVVVHTAVIAYLPAPARERFAELMRDLPARWISNEGRGVVPGIRPHPAALDRPSDFVLALEGEQLAETQPHGRALRWLGRP, from the coding sequence ATGCGGCCGACCGACTCGCACCGCTCCACCGCCGAGCGCTACCGCGTCTTCGCCGAGGTGGAGGCGGCCGGCCTGTCGCCCGCCATGGAGGCCTGGGCGTCGGGGATCGCGGGGGATGCGGAGGCGCTCGAGCTCATCGGCGGGCTTCCCGAGGCGTCCCGGCAGCCCAATCTCGTCCTCGCCGCCGCGCGCCTGCAGGGCGCCTCGGGTGCGTGGCCGGCGTTCCGCGAGACCCTCCTCGGACGATGGTCGGCGATCTCGGCGACCGCCGTCTCCCGATCGACTCAGACCAACGAGGCCGCGCGCTGCGCGCTCCTGCTGCCGGCGCTCTCGCTCGTCGAGGGCCCGATCGCCCTCATCGAGGTCGGGGCGGCCGCGGGCCTCTGTCTGCTGCCCGACCGCTACTCGTATCGCTATCGCGACGCGGCGGGCTCGGTCCGCGCATCCCTCGACCCCGCCGGCGGGCCCAGCCCGGTCGTCCTCGACTGCACGCTCGAGGGCGAGCCGGAGCTGCGGATGCCGGAGGTGGTGTGGCGTGCCGGCATCGACCTCAACCCCCTCGACCCCCGCGACGGGGGAGACGCCGCCTGGCTCGAGGCGCTCATCTGGCCGGAGCACGAGGACCGGCGACGGCGGCTGCGCGCGGCGCTCTCGCTCGCGGCGGCCGAGCCTCCGCGCATCGTCCCCGGCGACCTGCTCGTGCGCCTGCCGGAGGTCCTCGCCGAGGTGCCGGCCGGCGTGACGCCCGTCGTCGTCCACACCGCCGTCATCGCCTACCTGCCGGCCCCGGCGCGGGAGCGCTTCGCCGAGCTCATGCGGGACCTGCCCGCGCGCTGGATCTCGAACGAGGGGCGAGGCGTCGTGCCCGGCATCCGACCGCACCCGGCCGCACTCGACCGGCCGTCCGATTTCGTGCTGGCGCTCGAGGGCGAGCAGCTCGCCGAGACGCAGCCGCACGGCCGCGCGCTCCGCTGGCTGGGCCGACCCTAG
- a CDS encoding sensor histidine kinase: MTSAEQGMMTESEERGSRVTEHQSAAVGARRRAGYLGLWRTVLPELGYLLLILPIVVAGLAVLSSVFFTGLGMLAIVVGVLVVLAALFIARGFGMLEILRLRASGRPRIEAPRWDRQAPGQGALAKTLAPLIDGHYWLYLLHGMIVAPIVGILSWTVVVSWLSVALFGTTYWMWQGLVGFDGRDGSLGAGLVDWLHLPGGETAIRTADSLLLLVIGLAALALLPFVTRGFTVMNWAIAQGMLGVFRSERLASEVAGLASSRTAAVSAEGSALRRLERDIHDGPQQRLVRLQMDLAAADRQLERDPEKARALIEEAMTQSREALDELRALSRGFAPPILLDRGLVAALDALAHRSAVPVRFDARVPEGLELPVELERNAYFIAAEALTNAVKHSGAERVDLRLEVRRIPETDASWLDVVVEDAGRGGAAAVDGHGLAGLAERAHGLGGSLELSSPEGGPTRVAAHLPITR; the protein is encoded by the coding sequence ATGACGAGCGCGGAGCAGGGCATGATGACGGAGTCGGAGGAACGGGGGTCGCGCGTGACGGAACACCAGTCGGCGGCGGTCGGAGCGCGCCGCCGAGCCGGCTACCTCGGACTGTGGCGCACCGTCCTCCCCGAGCTCGGATACCTGCTCCTCATCCTCCCGATCGTCGTCGCGGGACTCGCGGTCCTCAGCTCCGTCTTCTTCACCGGCCTCGGCATGCTCGCGATCGTCGTCGGCGTGCTCGTGGTGCTGGCGGCCCTCTTCATCGCGCGCGGCTTCGGGATGCTCGAGATCCTCCGCCTCCGCGCATCCGGCCGGCCGCGCATCGAGGCGCCGCGCTGGGACCGGCAGGCGCCCGGGCAGGGGGCGCTCGCGAAGACGCTCGCGCCGCTCATCGACGGCCATTACTGGCTCTACCTGCTCCACGGCATGATCGTCGCGCCGATCGTCGGGATCCTCAGCTGGACCGTCGTCGTCTCCTGGCTCTCGGTCGCCCTCTTCGGCACGACCTACTGGATGTGGCAGGGACTCGTCGGCTTCGATGGCCGCGACGGAAGCCTCGGCGCGGGCCTCGTCGACTGGCTCCACCTGCCCGGCGGCGAGACCGCGATCCGCACCGCCGACTCCCTCCTGCTGCTCGTCATCGGCCTGGCGGCGCTCGCCCTGCTCCCGTTCGTGACGCGCGGCTTCACGGTCATGAACTGGGCGATCGCGCAGGGGATGCTCGGCGTCTTCCGCAGCGAGCGGCTCGCGAGCGAGGTCGCGGGGCTCGCCTCGTCCCGTACCGCCGCCGTCTCGGCCGAGGGGAGCGCGCTGCGCCGGCTCGAGCGCGACATCCACGACGGACCGCAGCAGCGGCTCGTCCGCCTGCAGATGGACCTCGCGGCCGCCGACCGCCAGCTGGAGCGGGACCCGGAGAAGGCTCGCGCCCTCATCGAGGAGGCGATGACGCAGTCCCGCGAGGCGCTCGACGAGCTCCGTGCGCTCTCCCGCGGCTTCGCGCCGCCCATCCTCCTCGACCGCGGCCTCGTCGCCGCCCTCGACGCGCTCGCGCACCGCAGCGCCGTGCCGGTCCGCTTCGACGCCCGCGTGCCCGAGGGGCTCGAGCTGCCCGTCGAGCTCGAGCGCAACGCCTACTTCATCGCCGCCGAGGCGCTCACGAACGCCGTCAAGCACTCCGGGGCCGAGCGCGTCGACCTCCGCCTCGAGGTCCGGCGGATCCCCGAGACTGACGCGAGCTGGCTGGATGTCGTGGTCGAGGACGCGGGACGCGGCGGCGCGGCGGCGGTGGACGGCCACGGCCTCGCGGGCCTCGCCGAGCGCGCCCACGGCCTCGGCGGCTCGCTCGAGCTCTCGAGCCCCGAGGGCGGCCCGACGCGCGTCGCCGCGCACCTCCCCATCACCCGCTGA
- a CDS encoding DUF2510 domain-containing protein produces the protein MTPTTAAAPAGWYRDPLGLPQLRWWNGISWTNNIQEQRPELLGTEGGYAAERSALAGAGAVA, from the coding sequence GTGACCCCGACCACCGCCGCCGCCCCCGCCGGCTGGTACCGCGACCCCCTCGGCCTCCCCCAGCTCCGCTGGTGGAACGGCATCAGCTGGACCAACAACATCCAGGAGCAGCGTCCCGAGCTCCTCGGCACCGAGGGCGGCTACGCGGCCGAGCGCAGTGCGCTCGCCGGCGCCGGCGCAGTCGCCTGA